The Puntigrus tetrazona isolate hp1 chromosome 3, ASM1883169v1, whole genome shotgun sequence genome contains a region encoding:
- the mettl2a gene encoding tRNA N(3)-methylcytidine methyltransferase METTL2, translating into MAAPAVAAGPSSTENMPETAAGPTESPAEAQKRPQFGTRFLTDPRQVFQHNAWDNVEWSTEQEEAAQKKVQENSQPLPAEKQEEFDNRANEYWNDFYTIHENRFFKDRHWLFTEFPELAPQQKPPGDAEENLFNGADVPLTHIDPEFPGASASYRILEVGCGVGNTVFPILKTNNDPGLFVYCCDFSSTAVDHVKSNPEYDPSRCHAFVHDLSDASAEYPVPDHSLDVIVLIFVLSALHPQKMQSSINRLARLLKPGGVLLLRDYGRYDMAQLRFKKGRCLSENFYVRGDGTRVYFFTQDELHDLFSSAGLDKVQNLVDRRLQVNRGKQLTMYRVWVQCKYRKVQEPT; encoded by the exons ATGGCGGCCCCTGCTGTGGCTGCTGGACCTTCCTCCACAGAAAACATGCCAGAAACTGCTGCCGGACCCACGGAGAGTCCCGCAGAGGCCCAGAAACGACCGCAGTTCGGCACTCGCTTCCTCACAGACCCGCGGCAGGTGTTTCAGCACAACGCCTG GGATAATGTGGAGTGGTCCACAGAACAGGAGGAGGCTGCACAGAAAAAAGTGCAGGAAAACAGTCAACCTCTCCCAGCAGAAAAACAAG AGGAGTTTGACAACAGGGCCAATGAGTACTGGAACGATTTCTACACCATTCATGAGAACCGCTTCTTCAAGGATCGCCACTGGCTGTTTACAGAGTTTCCTGAGCTGGCCCCTCAACAAAAGCCCCCAGGAGACGCTGAGGAGAATCTGTTCAATGGTGCAGATGTTCCCTTGACTCACATTGATCCTGAATTTCCTGGAGCCTCTGCATCCTATCGCATCCTGGAG GTGGGCTGTGGAGTAGGCAATACAGTCTTTCCCATCTTAAAAACCAACAA TGACCCGGGACTCTTTGTTTACTGTTGTGACTTTTCCAGCACAGCTGTTGACCATGTCAAA TCAAATCCTGAATATGACCCATCACGCTGCCATGCGTTCGTCCACGATTTGAGTGATGCGTCTGCAGAGTATCCAGTACCAGACCACAGTCTGGACGTAATTGTCCTCATATTTGTGCTGTCCGCCCTGCATCCTCAGAA GATGCAGAGCTCTATTAATAGATTAGCCCGACTGCTGAAACCTGGAGGAGTGTTGTTATTGAGAGACTATGGCCGCTATGACATGGCACAGCTTCGTTTCAAAAAAG GCAGATGCTTGTCTGAAAATTTCTACGTTAGAGGGGATGGAACACGCGTCTACTTTTTCACACAAG atGAGTTGCATGATCTCTTCTCCAGCGCCGGCCTGGACAAGGTGCAGAACTTGGTGGACCGGCGCTTACAGGTGAACAGAGGAAAGCAGCTGACGATGTACAGAGTCTGGGTGCAGTGCAAGTATCGCAAGGTCCAAGAGCCCACTTAG